TCCTGTAGCTCAGTGGCAATACCGATACCGGTATCTGTAACCACAAAATTTATGTCCACGGATTCAGCTCTATTTTTCAGGAGAGAAAGATCAAGGATCACTGAACCTGCATTGGTAAATTTCAACGCATTGCTGACAAGGTTATTGAGGATCTGCGCCAGCCTCACCGGATCACCGATGACCACTTCCGGCAAATCAGGATCTATCCTTACTTTGAAGCCGATTCCTTTTTCTTCTGCGTATGGCAGATGCCCTCGTTTGATATTACTGACCAGTTCTTTGAGACTAAAATCAATTTCCTCGAATACCACTTTGCCGGATTCAATTTTGCTGTAATCCAGAATGTCGTTGATCAGGCTTAACAGGTTTTCGCTGGAGAATTTAAGTATTTTAAGATTTTCTTCCTGCTCGGGCAGATACGCTTCCTGGAGCAACAGATGAGTCATGCCGATAACGGCATTCATGGGAGTGCGTATCTCGTGGCTCATATTCGACAGGAACTGTTGCTTGGCAGTAGCCGCCTCTTCTGCTGCCTTCTTGGCTTTCAGCAGCTCTTCTTCCGCCAGTTTCCTGTCGGTAATATCCATGAGGGTACCTCTGATCTTCACCACTTTTCCGTCTCTGACAATGGGAACGCCAATCGTCCGGATCCAACGGTCTGTTCCTTTAGGACGCACTTCCAGGTCGAATGGCTTCTGGTGAAACATGGCTTCCTGGACATGCGTTTTAACCTTTTCTTCATCTTCATAAAAGGAGGCTCCGTCCAACAGGGATGTAGGTAACCTGCTACCGGCCCGTATAACATAAAAATATTTGGTAAAATAGAACGATTGGTTTTCCATATCGAACTCCCAGCCGCCGGTTTTGGTAAGCTCCTCGCCTGAATCAAGCAGGTCTATGTTTTTCTCCAGCTCCCTTTGCGCGGCGGTCAGCTCCTCTTCCGCCAGTTTCTGTTTGGTGATATCAAGGGCAAAAGCTATTACCCCGCCCGGATGATCCGGGTCGGGGAATATCGTGCTATGTAACCATGTTTTCTTCCCATTTATCTCCAGTGGTGTGGTAAATTCGCCGGTTTGGTCTGTCAGGGCCATATCCACCTGCTCCTTAGCACTGGGGAATACGTCTACGACTTTCTGGCCAGCGATTTCATTATCACTTAACCCGAGTGCCTTCAGCCCGGCTCCAATAGATAAACGGATTACTCCCTTTTTGTCTATCCGATAAATAATAACCGGCAGATTATAAAGTACTCCATTCAACAATCGGCTTATTTCTTCATTATTTGAGGGCGCATATTCCATTTTGGCTTGTTTAAACAGTAGGTGATCCACTAATTTAACAAAAAAGCCGCTGAATGGTTCTGTTAGCCTCCCAGGCTGAAGTTTTGAGGGTTATCCAGCGCCACGTCCGTCTTCTTTTCCTATCTTCCAGATCATATTTGTTTGTGCCAGCACAGATAAGATACAGCATTGAAAGAGGAAATAAAAAACTGATTTTTTCTTCATATAGAACAAGATACAAAAAAGCCTGGCTGATACACAAAGAAGGGAGCAAAAGCCCCCTTCTTTTTTGCATCCATCTTTACCGGGAATTATTACACCAGCTGGTGTAACAATCAGTTACTGCAACGGATCAAATGTACCGCCCCAATTATTATTCTGCAACAGTTTCGGATTCCTGCTGATATAAGTAAGCGGAATACCGTAAATGTAATAGTCGTCTTTGATGGCGATATCAGCAATATCGGTTTTCACTACGGTAGTAGAGAAACGGGTCCATACCTGGTTGATATCATCCATTGGTTTTACATCGGACTGTCCCTGTTTCAGCAGGATGGCTACACCATGCCGCTGCGGCAGACTTCTCAGGTAGCCAAACATTTTCCAGCGGCGCAGATCGTCGAGACGTTTGCCTTCAAATGCAAACTCCACGAATCGTTCCTTTTGGTAAGCAGCGCGGATATCAGCGGTACTGGTGGCACTAAGACCATAATTCCCTCCTGCTCCCGGCGTAATACCAGCCCGGCCGCGAATACTGTAGAGTACATTCAGCGCATCGGCTGTTTTTCCTGCTTCATTGGCAGCTTCTCCGTAATTCATCAGTACTTCTGCATACCTGATCTCCGGCCAGTCTACCCCGGAATTGTAAACAGAGGTAGCCATGTTGGCGGTTTTATCGATAGCTTTGATCCGGTAGAAACTGGAGTTAGACCACAGCGGATCTGTAGTGATGGAGTTATGTGTGCCGATGATTCCTGTGCCGGAATAATAATCAGTGATAGCGTCGAAATACGTCCACAGGTAGGTGTTCATGTTCTTCATCTTCGCCAGGTACTGGTACGGAGAACCGTTGTAGTAAATGGTTTCATAGAAGCGGTCATCACGACTTCTGAACAGCGTATCATACGACATCGTAGCCGGATTCCAGCTGGATCCGTCTTTCCGCGGGAATGCATTTACCAGTTCGAGCGAAGGACGGTCCTGGCCAGCCAGATCCTGGGAGAAATTAAGTGGAATCAATCCTCCCTGGAAATAAGTAGCCTGCGGATAATTATATCTTCTGACCATGATCACTTCTTTATTCAGCTCATCATCCCATATTTTATTATAGGGAGCATACAATCCCTTACCCTTTGCATCGCACTGATTTTTTGCGGCCAGGCAGGCATCGTAGGCCTGTTGCCATTTTGCGGTACTATTGGCTGGATTAAAGAGCGGGCTTGCGAAAAACAGGAGTACACGTCCTTTAAAGGCCATAGCAGCGCACTTATCAATCCGGCCCACATCTTCCCCTGCCCATACATCCGGCAGCATGCTGATGGCATCATCCAGGTCTTTTACAATCTGCGCAATGCACTCCGATGTTTTATTACGGGGCAATTGCAAAGCATTCAGATCTGTTGTAGCCGCCTGGGGTGCAGTGATAATAGGCACCCCGCCATAGCTTTTTGTAAGCGCGTAATAGGCCCAGGCGCGCCAGAACAATGCCTGGCCTTTCATTTGCTTCTTTGCCGCATCATCGAAGCTGGCATTATCCAGGCCGGAGAGAAAGATATTGATGGTGCGGATATTTTTAAACTGATCATTGTAGATATCATACGAATCGTAAGTAGCTCCGCCACGCATCCAGATATTGGTTTGCAGCTGATAAGACACTCCCTCGTCGGTATCGTTGCCGCTACCAGCCGGGTTACCCGGCATCATGTTCGCATATACATCATCCAGATAGGCTTTGGCAATCGCAGCATTCGTCCATACCTGCGAAGGATTCACCGCGGTTAAATTCGTTTTATCCAATACTTTGCTGCAACTACTCAGCAGCATGGCCGCACCGATCAGGGTGGATATAGTAAGATTCTTTTTCATTGTTTGATTTTTCCCGGTTTGAAAATTTACAGGTTTACGTTAATGCCAAGCGAGTAAGACTTCATCATCGGATAGCTCATGAACTGGCTTAATTCCGGATCATAGAACTTGAAGGCAGACAGGAGGAAAAGGTTGGTTCCTGATACGAAAACGGAAGCCGACTGTACGCCTACTCTCTTTGTCCATACGCTGGGAACGGTGTAGCCGAGCGACAAATACTTCAGTCTTACAAAGCTGCCATCATGTACATTGTAGGAAGAATTCATGTTAGCATACGTGGCATACTGGCTTCCCCAGGGGAACGGCTTAGGCCCTGAAGCGTTGGTATTTGTTTCTGTCCAGTAATCTTTCCAATAGTTGGTATATACCCAGTAGCTACCAACATTCCTGGAGAAAGCATCGTTGTAAGTAGTTTTAAACCCTGCCAATCCTGCAAACTGTGCATCGAGCGTGAAGCCTTTATAGCTGAGGGTGAGGCCGAGGCCATATGAAATGGGCGCCTGTGCGAGTTGGTAGTCGGCCAGCTTTACACGGTCCCAGGTATCTACTTTGCCATCCGGTTTTCCATCAGGACCGCTGATATCTGCGAAGCTCAGCATGCCCAGCACCGGCTTAACCCCATCAATGGTAAAGCCCTGAGGGAGCTTATCCAGATCCGCCTGGGTACGATAAATACCAGTAGCGAGATAACCGGAAATATAATTGAGAGTTTTCCCGTTGGGATCGTCTACCGGTACAGCACCTGCAGCTACATCCTTTGTAATCACTTTATTGGTAGCCAGTCCCACATTACCCCGTACTTTGAAAGAAAAGTCTCTTCCTATCTGTTTGCCATATCCCAGTTCCAGTTCAAACCCTTTGGCGTTTACCACGCCGTAGTTCACCGCCGGCAGGGAGGTACCAAATTCGGCAGGGATAGCCAGTATCCTTGATCCGAGGATATCATAGGTATGACGGCGCCAGATTTCGGCTGTCAGCGTCAGGTTGCGAAGAATACTAACGTCTACACCAAAGTTGGTGGAATTTGATTTCTCCCAGGTCAGGTTAGGATTGGGTATGCCACCATACGACAAGCGCGGATCGGTGGTACCGTTGGTGCCCAGGTAATAGCTGGAAGACTGGATATTGTACTGATCCTGCCATTTCCAGCCACCGATGGCGTCGTTTCCGGTAGCAGCAACAGAAAACCTTAGCTTCAGGAGATCGATGAACGAAAGTGATGTAATGTTTTTGAAGAATGGTTCATCAGAAATTTTCCATCCCACTGCTACTGAAGGAAACCAGCCCCATCTTTTGGAAGGTGCAAATTTAACAGAACCATCTCCCCTTACAGAGGCCGAAAACAGGTATTTCCCGGCGTAATCATAATTAATCCTGCCTATATAAGATAGTCTTCCATCCTGTGTTTCAGAAGCATTATTGCTCCAGTTTTTACTATCACCACTGGCGGCAAAGAACTGATCTGTCGGGAAGAGCGGGAAATTATACCTGTAGGTAGAAAAGTAATTGTAATTGTATTCGTACTGTTCATATACGGCCAGGGCATCTACATGATGTTCCCCAAAATGCCTGTCGTAATTCAATTGAGCATTCAGCTGGTAGGAATTGGATTTATCATAACGGTAACCAATATACTCCGTACTCGGATCTCCGCTCAGTTGTGTGCCCAGTGGCTTAGTAACATCTACTACACCGTTCGGCGACATCGCATAGTTATACAGTAATTGTTTCTTCGCAAAATCTTTAATGCCACTGTTATTAATGTTACGGCTATACACAAGCCGTGCGGATAACCCCGGTACCACAGGTACCTTGTACTCAGCGCTTATCAGGGCATCTATCTGTTGATTCCCATTTCTCCAGTAACCACCATTTCTCATCATCTCTGCCATATTACCCAGCCAGCCAGGGTTTACCGGCTTACCATCTACATACGGGCGGGTACCAAACGCGTTATAAAACAGCTTGCCCCAGAGATTATTCAGGTCAACTGAACCATAGTCATAAGTGAAATTAAAGCGCTGACGGGTGCCATTGCTGGTACTTAAATTCAGTCCTACAGTGAGGTCTTTCGTTACCTTTGCTGATACATTTCCACGAAGATTGTATTTATTGTACGAGACATTGGGCAGAAAGCCGTTCTCATTATAATAAGAACCGCCGATGTAGTAAGTTACACGCTCGCCGCCGCCGGCAATACTGAGAGCATGGCGCTGGTTGGTAGGATTCCGGTATACTTCATTATACCAGGCCCGCCCGTCGGCATTCCATGATCTGACATCTGCTTCTTCTGCCGCGGAAATATTGTTATCTCCGAAAACATAACGGTTCAGTTTTAACGATGTAGTCAGGTCGAGGTAGCCCGGTACTTTACCTGTTCTTTCCATACCAAACGTTGAACTGTAGCTCACAGTAGGCCTGCCGGAGTGGCCTGTTTTAGTAGTTACCAGTATTACACCGTTTGAAGAACGGCTACCGTAGATGGCCGCAGATGAAGCGTCTTTAAGCACTGAGATCTCATACACCTCATTAGGATCAAGCGCATCGAAACTGGTTTTGTCTCTTACCACTCCATCGATTACGTACACCGGATCTGTATTTGAAGAACTGAAAGTTGAAAGCGCCCTGATACGTATACCAGATCCTATTCCCGGAGTTCCTGTATTACTTTGTACATAAACACCCGACAGTCGTCCGGCGAGTACGTTCGATAAATTCGACGTAGGTATCAATGCTACCTCGCTTGCTTTCATGGTAGTTACCGCGGAAGTAATATTAGCACGTTTCTGGGTACCATAACCCACCACTACTACCTCATCCATTTTGCGTGTGGAAGGTTTCAATACTATTTTCAAATCAGTATTGCTGCCGGGTTTCATCTCCTGATCTTCGTATCCAACGAAGGAAATCACCAACACATCCGTTGGTTCAGCAGCCAGTTTGAATACACCCTGGTTGTTGGTTACCGCGTTGCGTTTGCCTCCTTTAATTCGTATAGTCGCCCCCGGTAGTGGCGTACCTTTATCGTCCGTTACGGTTCCGGATATCTCCACTGGTGGCGGAGGTACAACCGCCGCCGGTTGTTCTTTTTTCTGTATGACAACCGTTTTGTTCAGTATGACATAGCTCAATGATTCATCGCTTAAACAGGCATTCAATGTTTCGGTAAGACTGGCCTGACTCAGATCCAGTGTAATTTTTTTTACATTTTTCAGCAGACGGTCATTAATAAAGATCTGGTAATTGCTTTGTCTGCTGATTTCTCTAAAGACTTTTGGCAACGTAGCGTTTTTCACGTGCAGTGTGATGTTCTGGCCATTCCCCTTTGCAGCCACCTGCAAGCATACCGTCGTCAAAAGCAGGCCGGTCATTCTCATAATCGATGACATTTTGGTTGAGAGCGTGCCTCCATATCGCGGGCAGGCATCATTCTTTTGCATGAGGGCTTGCTCATGAAAGTTTAATTTCATAACTTCATTTTGTTTAGGTTGATAAAAACACTCTTAGCGGAATGTATATAGCATACCTGGACACTCTTCCGGCAGTGCACCACCACTGCCGGTTTTCATGCCAGCGTACTTTCTCTCTTATTTTGAATTCAAGGATTAATGAATACTTTCTTTCCGTCTATTTTAGCTGAAACCCCGCTATAACTTAGTATTTTCAAAAATTCCGAAAGGCTTACGTCGCGCGATATTGAGCCGGTAAAATGTTCTGCGGGTATCCCGTGAGGGTACTGCGTGGTAATCCCGTACCAACGCTCAGCTTCCCGCATCAGGGTTTGAATATCTGTGCTTTCGAAAATAAAGAGATTGTTTTTCCAGGCAACAACGGCATCCAGGTCCGGATCATTGTCGAGCACGAATCGTTCGCCGGCGCTGAGTTGCTGGCCGGCAGCCAGGCGGGCCTGGAGCCCCGAGCTTTTGCGGGATACGGCTACCGCTCCCTGCAATAAGGTGATCCGGGCGTCTTGTGCACCGGGATAGGCATTTATGTTGAATTGAGTTCCGAGTACCTGTATGGTCAGATCGCTCCCCTGACGTGCCACC
The genomic region above belongs to Chitinophaga sp. 180180018-3 and contains:
- a CDS encoding RagB/SusD family nutrient uptake outer membrane protein, which translates into the protein MKKNLTISTLIGAAMLLSSCSKVLDKTNLTAVNPSQVWTNAAIAKAYLDDVYANMMPGNPAGSGNDTDEGVSYQLQTNIWMRGGATYDSYDIYNDQFKNIRTINIFLSGLDNASFDDAAKKQMKGQALFWRAWAYYALTKSYGGVPIITAPQAATTDLNALQLPRNKTSECIAQIVKDLDDAISMLPDVWAGEDVGRIDKCAAMAFKGRVLLFFASPLFNPANSTAKWQQAYDACLAAKNQCDAKGKGLYAPYNKIWDDELNKEVIMVRRYNYPQATYFQGGLIPLNFSQDLAGQDRPSLELVNAFPRKDGSSWNPATMSYDTLFRSRDDRFYETIYYNGSPYQYLAKMKNMNTYLWTYFDAITDYYSGTGIIGTHNSITTDPLWSNSSFYRIKAIDKTANMATSVYNSGVDWPEIRYAEVLMNYGEAANEAGKTADALNVLYSIRGRAGITPGAGGNYGLSATSTADIRAAYQKERFVEFAFEGKRLDDLRRWKMFGYLRSLPQRHGVAILLKQGQSDVKPMDDINQVWTRFSTTVVKTDIADIAIKDDYYIYGIPLTYISRNPKLLQNNNWGGTFDPLQ
- a CDS encoding TonB-dependent receptor encodes the protein MKLNFHEQALMQKNDACPRYGGTLSTKMSSIMRMTGLLLTTVCLQVAAKGNGQNITLHVKNATLPKVFREISRQSNYQIFINDRLLKNVKKITLDLSQASLTETLNACLSDESLSYVILNKTVVIQKKEQPAAVVPPPPVEISGTVTDDKGTPLPGATIRIKGGKRNAVTNNQGVFKLAAEPTDVLVISFVGYEDQEMKPGSNTDLKIVLKPSTRKMDEVVVVGYGTQKRANITSAVTTMKASEVALIPTSNLSNVLAGRLSGVYVQSNTGTPGIGSGIRIRALSTFSSSNTDPVYVIDGVVRDKTSFDALDPNEVYEISVLKDASSAAIYGSRSSNGVILVTTKTGHSGRPTVSYSSTFGMERTGKVPGYLDLTTSLKLNRYVFGDNNISAAEEADVRSWNADGRAWYNEVYRNPTNQRHALSIAGGGERVTYYIGGSYYNENGFLPNVSYNKYNLRGNVSAKVTKDLTVGLNLSTSNGTRQRFNFTYDYGSVDLNNLWGKLFYNAFGTRPYVDGKPVNPGWLGNMAEMMRNGGYWRNGNQQIDALISAEYKVPVVPGLSARLVYSRNINNSGIKDFAKKQLLYNYAMSPNGVVDVTKPLGTQLSGDPSTEYIGYRYDKSNSYQLNAQLNYDRHFGEHHVDALAVYEQYEYNYNYFSTYRYNFPLFPTDQFFAASGDSKNWSNNASETQDGRLSYIGRINYDYAGKYLFSASVRGDGSVKFAPSKRWGWFPSVAVGWKISDEPFFKNITSLSFIDLLKLRFSVAATGNDAIGGWKWQDQYNIQSSSYYLGTNGTTDPRLSYGGIPNPNLTWEKSNSTNFGVDVSILRNLTLTAEIWRRHTYDILGSRILAIPAEFGTSLPAVNYGVVNAKGFELELGYGKQIGRDFSFKVRGNVGLATNKVITKDVAAGAVPVDDPNGKTLNYISGYLATGIYRTQADLDKLPQGFTIDGVKPVLGMLSFADISGPDGKPDGKVDTWDRVKLADYQLAQAPISYGLGLTLSYKGFTLDAQFAGLAGFKTTYNDAFSRNVGSYWVYTNYWKDYWTETNTNASGPKPFPWGSQYATYANMNSSYNVHDGSFVRLKYLSLGYTVPSVWTKRVGVQSASVFVSGTNLFLLSAFKFYDPELSQFMSYPMMKSYSLGINVNL
- a CDS encoding ATP-binding protein produces the protein MEYAPSNNEEISRLLNGVLYNLPVIIYRIDKKGVIRLSIGAGLKALGLSDNEIAGQKVVDVFPSAKEQVDMALTDQTGEFTTPLEINGKKTWLHSTIFPDPDHPGGVIAFALDITKQKLAEEELTAAQRELEKNIDLLDSGEELTKTGGWEFDMENQSFYFTKYFYVIRAGSRLPTSLLDGASFYEDEEKVKTHVQEAMFHQKPFDLEVRPKGTDRWIRTIGVPIVRDGKVVKIRGTLMDITDRKLAEEELLKAKKAAEEAATAKQQFLSNMSHEIRTPMNAVIGMTHLLLQEAYLPEQEENLKILKFSSENLLSLINDILDYSKIESGKVVFEEIDFSLKELVSNIKRGHLPYAEEKGIGFKVRIDPDLPEVVIGDPVRLAQILNNLVSNALKFTNAGSVILDLSLLKNRAESVDINFVVTDTGIGIATELQDHIFEIFTQASADTTRKYGGTGLGLAITRRLVELQGSTISVQSTVGKGSAFSFNLRFKKSARTPVYIYDGTADDFGRLNGYKILLAEDNEVNIIVAGKFMKKWGMDVDYAKTGIEAVEKVQQHQYDLILMDLQMPLMDGYTASRMIREMNNGQFSQLPIIALTASALAEIPQRVLDAGMNDYVIKPFNPLELYAKIMQTLHAGG